The following DNA comes from Lathamus discolor isolate bLatDis1 chromosome 5, bLatDis1.hap1, whole genome shotgun sequence.
CAATCTTGATAGATTATAACAACACATTATCATCAAGTAATTTTGATgctgttctgttgtttttttcaggtGAGAAGGAAGCCGATTCTTTGAAAACATTAGATCAAGTGTGAAAATATTATTAAGCTTCAAATCCTAACCAGGGATGATACaagatggaggaggagaaatTCAGTTGCCTGACCATATACATTTCAGTGCCACTTAGGCAACCTTGAGTTTCCCAGGTGTttgcacagggctggcagaggtGACACAGGACACAAAGGGAGACCTGCACCTTCCGGAGTGATAGTTGGAGCCCAGCTTAGGACTTGGCAAATATTTAGGCATCTGAATACCGACTAAGTGATTATACTTACTTATTAATGGCATTTTACATCTTCCAGCAGTAGCAATTATTGGAGCATGAGGAACCACCCAATCAAAAGAAACcctaccaaaaccaaaccaaaccaccttTTTGCAGATAATTATCTGTCAACATTTTGTTCTAGTTGCAAATCAGGAAAGACTGAGATCACCCTCAAGTTGAGATCCCAGCATTTCTAGCACCTGCCTGGTTCTTCCTTGCTTATAATTTCTGGTCATGGTCAGATGTATTGCTTGTGGTCATCTGTTTTGAGACCTTTATGCACCAGCTTCCAAAACACAAGTCTGTGCTGTGCAAAATGCTGAAGCAGAGGGACATAGCACAAGTAAATATTCCAGGGTTGAGTAAAATAATATTCAGTTTCAGGCAACAGCCTCACACAATGAGGCTGGGCACACAAAGCTTGCAAACTAAGCCATACCAATTCCTTTATCTTTTTTCGAAGTTGAACAAAACTATCCGTGACTGTTAAATGGCTCAGGTCCTCATTTGTGTGATCTCAAGGCTATCTGTGCCTATAAAAGCAGATGAGTAATGAGACTGGTGACTAAAGAGCCGCTAACAGTCCACTTCACTCTTCAGTAGTATTTTCTGATGTCATATCTTCTGATGAAAAGACGCTTGTGACCTTTCCTATTAAGAACAAACACCTCCTTTACAATAGCTCTAAGAACGTGCTAATATTTAAGTCCCAGGCCTGGGTAAATGCCCTTTACCTATCTCAAGGCATCCTGATTGAAGTATCATTTTTCAGAATGGCTgcaaacaaacattttaaaggcTCACAGTAAGGAGGCAGCAGCGTGAACTGACACCTCCTGGCTGTGACTACATCTGCCTGAACAACTGCCAAACTATTCTGTTTTGAATATATGCATTCAGCCCTCAGCCGCAGTAGCCGGTTTTTTTGGGGGCAATACCTAGTGCCGGATTTCCTCCAGTCGCAATCAGAGCCATGGGAGGACAAGCAGCACCACCCCTCTGTTGCCCATCTCCTCTCTAGGGTAATAATCTTCCAGCAGCCTAAGTGCTTCTTATTTGCACTGCTGAGGGCTAAGGTTTCGAGCCTGCTAATGCTGAGTGACAGAATTGGTTTTTAGGTTTTTCCTCTTAAGAAAAACATTCTAGGAAATTGCATAACCTTCTTTGATCCTCTTGATAACTGGAATTTAAAGTTGCAAACCCACCCATTGAAAAGTTAGTCAAAGCCAACTGCTTACTGTTCAGCAAGCAGCCTGGTTTGTCTTCTTGTGCTATGTGCTATGATATAATCCTAAATTATATAAATCACagactttcttcttcctcccggTCCATTCATCATtgaatgcaaaataaagatAGAAAAGGGCTGAAGAAAGGTTGTATGTGCACAGCCACAAGTCCTGCCTTTTGGATCTTGGTTATGCCAAGGAAACAGCTTACCATTGCTCTGTTCTAAACATTGCATAGACTCCTATAGCTACAGCCAAAGCCATTAGAGGCTATTACTCTCTGATATCTTTCCAACAGCACATGTGCAATAGGCTGCTTCTCCACTAGTTTCTCACTCGGGAAATCTTCATCCACTCCAGGGAGGTAACATTCCCAACAGAAGCTAGGGATAAAGAGGCATGAAGACTGAACTCCCGTCTCGTTTCCTGGTTCCTTTAGGTGACTCAGgttaaaagacaaaacaatctaaaagaaaacaaaacaagaaacagagGAGACATCTGCAACCCAGTGTCCATAAATTTGGCCTATTTTGTGACAGTGAAAATGGGATAAGCCTAAACACACTGGATGCACAAATCCATCCATGGTGTTGTTCCAGGATACTAAAATAACTATACTTTTGTCTAATTGGTCTCTCAGAAGCTCTGAGAGGTCTCCCTTTTTTCaaactccttttatttttagaactaGGCAAAATGCTGCATTAGCAGCAACAAATGGTTATGTTTGGGAGCACATCAGTTAGAGTGAAGCCCTTAGGTGAAACCAAGTTAGTGGCTGCCCATTTTTAACACAGTAAGATGCCTGTGAAACCTCCTACCAGGCTTTTAGAAGGCAGGTTAATAGTTAACAGCCTAAAGTCAAGTAGGGCTGCATCCTGCTCTTTTTCATGTAAATCAAGCCCACTTTTCATCTACTTGCAAGTTGGCTGATGTCGTTTTTTATTCTTGAAACTGCAGAAAGTGAATGGCACCTGAACTGAATGCAGCTAAACAGGCCTGGACAGCGGTACAGCATTTGTGTCCTGAGTCACAAAATGTCAAATTCCCCTCAAACAACAAAACTTCAAAGAATATCAACGATGATTTACAGTGCAGGGGTAGCAAgccttcttccccctcctttgTCCATTTTCTCCATGGGACTGCCTGCTGTTCAAGCAAATCACTATCCCTCCTCACCTGGGTGCTGGAGACCAGTTGGTGCAGGTGGGGATGGGTTACATGTTTAACATTTGGGAGAAAGGGATGATGGGGTGTGAGCCACTGAGCTGAGGCTGCGTATTGACGACAGATGAAGTCTCTGGCTGGCTGTAGGATGATCACCCTGTTTCTGTGGCTCAGTCTTGTCAGCTGCTCCTTGGGCATAATACTCTTTTATTGTCTTCGGGGCATGTAAGACTTTGTGCTTATCCTTAAGAACAGAGCTTTATAGGCCTTCTACAGATGGGCTTTGCAGACTGAGATGGAACAATTACAAACCCTTGCCTCAGTGAGAACCAGAAGACCAGAACTGGAAGTAAAAACTACCCGCTCTCAATCCAGATATTTAATGATGTCATTGGCTTACACTCTTCCCCTTCTAAATATGGGCTCATAGTGGGGATCTGAAGGAAAGCTGAACCTAGAAACTCACACCATTTTGGGGGCTCCCCAGGATGTGCAGATGGGTTTGCATCATTAAGCATACTGTCAATGCAGGACCAGTTTACAAGCCTGAAAACCAACGTTGCTTTACcaactgctttttttctgcctatTTCAGAGCACACTGTATAAGACAGGCTTCGTGCCTGACCAAGGGGAGCAGCAGACAACCGAGCAGCTGACAGGCTTGTTACCAGTGGCAGAAACTAACTCTGAGTGCACAAGTATTCCTcaagagcaaacaaaaactgCAAGAAATCATCCATAAAACGCAGTCAAAAAGGACTTCGTTTAATTAGTGATATGTAAAGGCTTTTGCATAGAAAAAGGTTAACAAAGTAATGCATAAAAGACCAACTAggtacagtatttttaaaacaaatattttaaagtatattttgcATAATGTTTAACATTCTCAATGCTTATTGCTTTCTCcacacagcagagaaatcaAGTGCATAATAATAcatgctgtgttttatttttattattttttaattttttttttacataaaatctCTAGTTCTTGACTGGATGTATTAAAATACTTAGGTTATTTTAAGTCActgtaataaaaaatgaaagcaaaccatTTTATGCAGCACTAGTTGTCTGGGTATTGACAAAATAATTTACTCACACCCCCCCTTAATACATTCATTTTGGTTTGGAATCAAACCCATGTTACAATGTTGGCGTGTTAATAGCCAGTTTTAAAACTGTCCCTACCATAAGTTCATTCATACCCAGAGTGATCGTTCTCCCAGAAGCTGATAGTGAAGAGGAATCTTCCACAGAATCAGCTAAATGTCCAAATACAGTTAAATAAGTGAATTTGAACTCTTAAGACACTGAGTCTCTTGTATTGGCATGAATCAACTGTATCCAAGTGTGCACAATTTAAATAGGTGTTTACTTCTGGGTGCATGACAAATTCACTGTGCAGATAGGAGCTAGCACCATATTTAAGCCATAAAAAAGGGTGCCTCAAGGCTCACAGGCAGTGCTGAAATGTTCATTAATCCCAGCACTGATAAGATAATTGCTTTTACCAATGCTATGCTAGATGTCACAATCTGGCAAGTCTGTACAAAGAAAGTGAACTAAGGAAGCGAGAACTAGGCCTGTCAAATCAAACATTCTTCCTCAGTAATCTTTTGGCTAAAAACCCCTCTCCCCTTCAAAAGCACGCACTTCCCTGGAGAGGTGTCCCAGTTCTGAAGCTGAATGCAGAATTTCACCTCTCTCCCATACCATTTCCATACCTGTGCAATGTTACTTGTTTTAGCAgaacacacatatatatatatataatttttatttattattttttttcaacgTCAGGCACTTATTAAAGTCAAACTCTTTCTAGCCTGGGGAAGCCTGGTAGGTGCGATCCCTCACCGCTTTGCCAAAGAAGGATGCATAGCTGGAGAGTTATTAGCTCTAATGTCTACATATTTCTATGTATTCCCAGGAAACCTCTACATGCTGACATGATCACGCTGTTACGAAAGCCGCTGCTGCTCCCTCAAAATGGCTCCAGCAAACCAGAACGAGAAGAAGGTATCAGTCTGTGTCCTCTCCGATGCCTGAAGTGAGGATAGCTGTGCCATTCCTTGGCAGGctcaccagcacccccaggcccTTCGGGTGAGCAGGAAGGACACGCTGAGTCCTGAGGGCTCGCGTCTGGGAGTGTGTGGGCACACGGGgctgtgtgtgcacgtgtgctGATGGAGAGGAGGGAGCTAGACTGGGAAGGGAGACAGGGCACTTAAAAGGCTCCAACTTCAGTCCCCCAGGGTCGGTACGGTTTGGTGTTGCCCCCGCTGGCAGCCTGCTGAGGGCTGGCGGTGGCTGATACGGCCAACGGCGGGGTGATGGCTGTCGCTGCAGCCACCGCGGCGGCAGCTGCGCTGGGGGGGAGCATGGGGAAGGTGCCGGTGAAGGAGAGGGGGAAGCTCTGGGCAGCAGCCGTAGCTGCCGCTGCTGCAGCATGAACGGTGGCCGAGAGGGATAAGAGGGAGGTAGAGAGAGGAGGGACGCAGGGAGCGATGCTGGCAGCGGAGGGGACTCGGAGCGCGGCGTCGGCGTGGGCAAAGGTGGCCGTGAGCAGGGcagagccgtgggggggcacaTCCGAGGAGAGTCTGCACGGGGCGGCATCGGAGGTGTGGAGTCCGTTGGGCTGCAGCAAAGCGGCAGGGAGGTGGTGGAAGGCAGCTGCCCAGTGGTGAGGGTGcaaggggtggtggtggtggtgggccATCGAGGAGGTCATGGCGGCGGCTTCCCTCTGAGAGGCACAGGTGCTCAGGTGAGACACGAGTCGAACGCGCAGGGGGTCGGACGTGTCGAGGCCTTCCACCGAACTCAGGTACCTCGCGACTTCTGTCAAGCACTCCCGGAAGCCAATGCTCATGAAATCCATGGCCAGGGAATGGGCATCAAAATAACCTGTGAGAGGAGGAGGGCAAAAGATGCACGGAATGTTGAGGCAGCTTCCTGGCTGACACTGGGTGACGCGGCTAACCTGGTCCTTGTGCGGCTGCCAGGTCTCCCACTTACGGGTTAAGATTTGCAACACAAAAAGTTTGTTCTCTGATCTGTAAATGATTTGTGCGGCCATCCCTGTAATGCAATAGGTTGCAGTTGTTTTTGCAGACAATATACAAATGAAAAGAATTAAGTCCATGAGTACTCATGATCCTTAAAAAGATACATGATGCCTCTCCTGAAATTCctcagcaagctgctgcagtgctgcattgaTTCTGCACATGTGTGTGAAAGAGACGTTTATTCACACAAAGAAACAGGCTGAGGATCAGAGAGCTTGCATGTACTACTCTGCCTTGTCTTCCCTGCGCTGGCATTCATCCTAACGCTCTCAAACTATTTCTCGACATGGTGAGATAGTTGTTGTAACTGCTGCTGAGGTCCCATCTACTTCACAGAGTCATTAAGACAATATGACATACGGTGTTACTTAACTGCAAACTAAAAACATCTTGTCATGACTCTGCACACACACAATAAAAAGCTTTACTGAGAAAACGTTTTATGTAATGCCATTGCTAATTTGGAGATGGAAGACTGACAGTCATATGGCCCATGAGGTATTTCAACAAACAGCAACTGGAGCTCCACAGGCTTGGGACAAAaaagcttttggaaaaaaaaaaaaaatccttattaaATGCACATGAAAAGATATTCCCTTTCTAAAAGGGTCTAGCATCAAATCTAGTCTGCAAGCTGCAGCTCTTCAACCACAAAAACCTATTCCAGTTTTTGGAATTTTCCTACTTCAGTTTAAAAGTACTCTCCTTGGGGGAAGAATGTCCATTCCATTCCCAAGCtggtatgggtttttttcccctctgtcagtGAAAACTTTTGGGTATGCGTAACTACGATGTGTGCTAGTATATGAAGACTGAGTGCCCTTACTGCCGAGTAAAGTGGCAGCAATACCTGCTTTAGGCCTTGTACTCTCTGGCATGAAACATCTCTCTTTCTGAAAAATGCTAGCATCCtagatggttttttttttccactggtaTCAACTTTCAAGCTAGAAAGGAGCGTTCCCGTTGCTGCACTCCTGCATTACAGAATTAACCTGGACACATTTATAGATGTCCCTCCCAATTCCCTGCTCACTGTACACCCCTTCTTGCCAAATTTTGGCAGCACTTTTGCTTCGATCCACCTTGCTCAGCTGAGGCTGTACAAAACCTAGGAGAAGCACTGGTTTTACCACCAGATTGGTGATCAGTGAGCATGAGGGCCTGAGGTCTCGTGTCAGCAAGCACTGATTCCTCCcagcttttttcctgctaagCCCACTGTGACCAAGGGATCTGTGGCAACACCATGGCTGAGTGCACTCCTGAGAAACAAATGCCAGGCAGGGCAGCGGTAGCAAGCTAGCAGGGTACCTGCTCGGGTGCCAGCCAGCCTGGCGTGGGGACTGACTCCATGCTGGAGGCTCCAGGACCTCCGGCAGCTTCAGAGGGGCTGACATGCAGCCAAACCCGCCTCCCAGCTCTGGCCACAAGTCAGCCAGCCTGGGAGTCTTGGGAGCCGTGGCTCAAGCCAGGGCTTCCCAGCCTCCCTCCAGACCAGAGGAGACGTGGGGGATGTGGTTGCCACCAGCTTCTCTGGAGTCTCAGCTGCTGGCTCTGTGATGAGCTGCCCCAAAGCCCTGGTGATCCTGGCTCCTTCTCAGTCTCCGATGGTGGCTGAGACATGAAAACAGAGGGGAGATGAGAGCTGGGACTCCCAGGCTCCATTATGTTTTGATTTTGATGGTTATCTTTTCCAGGTTTCCCCTTTGCTGGCTTCCCTCTTCTCAGagagactgaaaaatattttttcttgtttgtttccaaAATCCAAGAACATCCTCCACCACCCCCCACGACACGGACATGCCAGCATTATGTAGTGAACGGGGTACGCCAGCTTTACTTGGGCTATCCTGGTAACCTACCTGCTCTGCGCACAGGACACAGGCTGTGTCGTTCCAGCTATATTAACCCATGTTGCTGACTCAGGTGTCAGTCACCCAAACTAAATTTGCAGTGAAGCTGCAATAAAACCACACCAATGTTTCAGCAAGCGACTCACTGTTGACAAATTACTCCTCCCCTGCACTCGCTTGCAGGGTCAGCAAAAATCCCTGGACCCAGGCCAAAACATAACTCAACACGAGCAGGAGACCATTGCCCACACCTGCATTAAGGCAGCAGAAACATGGATCCATGCAGGACCTCAAAGGCAGCGGCATGCCTGCCTGGAgagctctgcaaagcagagcagagacaggagcCACGTTGGGCTTTCTTCTGCCAAGCCCACCTCAGGCTCAGCGTGCTGAGCAGTGGCTGACTCAGTCAGCCCAGCTTGCCTAGCCCCAGGCATTCCCCATCGTGGGTGTCCTCCACTTCTccatgaggaggaagagctttCCCCAGTTCCTCAATGCAGGGGACCATGAGGGCATCAGGACACATTTCCCCCTGCTGCAGTAACAGCTTTTGTCCATAGGAAAACTGCTGGAACTCATTTTTCTATTGACCCAAAAATGTTTCTGGCTCAGAAGATGAGTTACAAAGTAGAAATAACTACACttgcaaataaaacaaacttcTGCCATAAAAACACCCTAAGAAATTGTATTTAAAGCTGTTACTTAGGCTGCAAAGTAAAACATTAAGCAAGCAGGAAATGCAGGCTTAAACTTTGCCCAGTACTAACTGGCAAACCTCTTTTTCTTAAAGTTTCTAAATCCACACAGTGAGAGATTACTCTTATCTCTGGGTCAGAAGGAGAAGATAAAGCTGTAGTATTTGTGAAGTGATTGGGGGTTATATGGATGTGCCACTCACTATGGACCATTGGGtggatggaaggcagctctgggTATAAGCCAGAATCACCTCTCCCCAGCACTTCAATGCATCATCCCTCCCCACACTGGCCTCCAGTAGCCACAGGCACGCTGGTGTTagccagggcagggagaggcatGGCTGCGGTGGCAGACCAAGGAAGAGACCGCATTGACCTGTGACTGCTCACAAAATCCAGCttgtcctgcagcagctggatgcCGGGGCTCTGTTGACACCTCTTTccacccagcagctcccatcccaggCACTTTGTTCCCTGCCCCACTGGCTGGGCCACCTCACCTGACCTAATTATAAAATAATCCCCTACAAGTTTTTCTGGGGTAGGGACGCAGGTAAAGGGGGGTTCATACTAAATTAAGCCCCCGATCAGGTTCACCTCCTGGCCTCTCACTATCAGTGCAGACACTGGAGGGGTGGGAGctgcttcagcttttcagaGGAGCGCAAAGCAGGGTCAGGTTGGGTGGGTTAGCTGAGCTGCACGTTGCATGGGGAGGACAAAGCAGAACCATCGGTTCCCCCAGCAGCCGAACACTGTTCGCTCTGTGCATCAGGCGACACAGCTTGTGGAAAGCCAGCATGCCACCATGCAATTGAACATGgcaccaccacacacacacacagaggatcTGAATTAAAATTGCACAAGCACAATCAATTCTGGTGTTTCGTAACTTTCAAGAGTGCAGCTTTACCAACTAAACAGTGCTTTTTGAAAGACACTTTTAAGACATAAATATGAACTTCTTGTAATTTTGCACATTTTCTGAGGAACCAAGAGGCATGTCTGTTACATGAAGGGCAAAAAAATTCCTTTCACAGCTTATAGAACAAGTTACCTATGAATTTTAAGCTTAAATGGACTCCCAACAAAAGCCTCTTAACACCTAGAAAATAGGTACGTCAGCCTGGTGTCAATTTTCACAAACAACAGAATACCAGCCTTCAGCATGCTTTCCCATAACCATCTGTTGCTAAGCATGCGCCGATTTCGAGTTCTATAATCACTGCAAGGTACGGAGAGGAGCAGTAATTCAATCACGGGCTAAAAACTTTAAtcaaaaaaggaagacaaagagCAACAGCAGCTTCTTTTCTAGCCTTTACCTATATAGCCAGTGGGTTCATGAAAAATCAGCTGGTTTCCATTACAGCAATTTGAACCATAATCACTGTCGATGGCACTGGACGTGGGACTGTGCTTACAGGAGGCCGGCAAGTTTTTCAGTCCAAGTAAGTTCCAAACCCATGACTACACAGAATACCTCGTGGGTGGCTGAAATCACTTGGCCTCCAGCCTCAGGACTGTCAGCTTGCACAAGCGAGGTGCGCTTGGCTCCCAGCAGTCGGCTGATCCAGTGGGTCAGCCAGTGCAGCCCCTGCGTCATGCCAGCACCCAAGGAGCTGCCCAGACCTCTGACACACAAATGCACCATACAAATGTGAACTCAAGAGTCTGCTTTATCAGGTACctggagctgcagagagcaagTCTGGGTTTTGTTCTGGGGAACAAGACAGTCTAACCTGGCATTTAAAAGTCTTTCCAgggcaaagaaaatacataaacaaCAATGAAAGTTCCTCTCCATCCACTTCCTTCGGTATAGCTGCTGGATAATGAGG
Coding sequences within:
- the HEY2 gene encoding hairy/enhancer-of-split related with YRPW motif protein 2; the protein is MKRPCEETTSDSDMDETIDVGSENNYSGQSNSSVIRSNSPTTTSQIMARKKRRGIIEKRRRDRINNSLSELRRLVPTAFEKQGSAKLEKAEILQMTVDHLKMLQATGGKGYFDAHSLAMDFMSIGFRECLTEVARYLSSVEGLDTSDPLRVRLVSHLSTCASQREAAAMTSSMAHHHHHPLHPHHWAAAFHHLPAALLQPNGLHTSDAAPCRLSSDVPPHGSALLTATFAHADAALRVPSAASIAPCVPPLSTSLLSLSATVHAAAAAATAAAQSFPLSFTGTFPMLPPSAAAAAVAAATAITPPLAVSATASPQQAASGGNTKPYRPWGTEVGAF